The following coding sequences are from one Rutidosis leptorrhynchoides isolate AG116_Rl617_1_P2 chromosome 11, CSIRO_AGI_Rlap_v1, whole genome shotgun sequence window:
- the LOC139876141 gene encoding CHD3-type chromatin-remodeling factor PICKLE-like encodes MSSLVERLRVRSDSRPRYSLDESDDDSDLLHAKSKKTYEKIIRDDSKEDSCNACGESGNLLVCETCTYEYHPKCLVPPLKAPKCVNPLNDIEKILDCEMRPTVADDSDASKLGSKQNFVKQYLVKWKGLSCLHCTWVPEKEFIKAYKELPRLRTKVNNFRKHMPVGNSLEDDFVAIRPEYTMVDRVLACRYHIY; translated from the exons ATGAGTAGTTTAGTCGAGAGACTGCGTGTTAGATCAGACTCAAGGCCACGTTATAGTCTGGATGAATCTGACGATGACTCAGATCTACTGCACGCTAAATCCAAGAAAACATATGAAAAGATTATCAGAGATGATTCG aaagaagaTTCATGTAACGCGTGTGGTGAATCTGGGAATCTACTCGTTTGCGAAACATGCACTTACGAATACCACCCGAAGTGCTTAGTACCACCTTTAAAAGCTCCAAAATGT GTTAATCCTTTGAATGATATAGAAAAGATTTTGGACTGTGAAATGCGGCCCACGGTTGCCGATGATAGTGATGCATCTAAGCTTGGTTCGAAGCAGAATTTTGTAAAACAATATCTTGTTAAATGGAAAGGACTATCTTGTCTCCACTGCACATG GGTGCCTGAAAAGGAATTTATAAAAGCTTACAAGGAATTGCCTCGTTTAAGAACAAAAGTTAACAATTTTCGCAAGCATATGCCAGTAGGAAACAGCTTAGAAGACGATTTTGTAGCAATAAGGCCTGAATATACGATGGTTGATCGTGTTCTTGCTTGCAGGTATcatatatattaa